Proteins from one Periplaneta americana isolate PAMFEO1 chromosome 6, P.americana_PAMFEO1_priV1, whole genome shotgun sequence genomic window:
- the Hsepi gene encoding D-glucuronyl C5-epimerase B, with translation MIRVNLKVVVLLLCAAVAAVTLSLWTRCGEAVLAGRGRDWEAGGKKLPNAQDAYGGSSDVQGYEEIDCHINGEYSVGCRKEGGEIYVPFSFLHKYFEVYGKLATYDGYERFEWSHSYSKVYYPKGKYDPRGVFMYFENYNVEVRERVKCVSATEGVPVSTQWESQGYYYPTQIAQFGLSHYSKNLTEPEPRRTVLEDAERDALVHWVVPAGATLTRMSDPHSGSHVLQFSSPDSATGGVSLKLDHVLDFVLGLSVRLGSNSSFTVVLQSREKRDQVFQLHYICSDLLISAQDQHVYHGVGHCGPAQPWRRLTRDLVVDLHKGMVYQNKPKRKLSRSKLKVIGITFRGSGQLDNLTLSTSEHLSQFYDAAVWLVRHQDASTGGWPNPVRRRVAPGMADLEPGWYSAMGQGHALSVLARAYHHSGGDASYLHSALAGLRPFDVASSAGGVLASFLGHVPWYEEYPTQPASFVLNGFIYALLGLYDLSTVAPPSAAQQAAQLFRQGMASLKQLLLLYDTGSGTTYDLRHLTLGTAPNLARWDYHATHVNQLLLLATIDHDPLLTATAERWIAYMSGKRAAHN, from the exons ATGATCCGCGTCAACTTGAAGGTGGTGGTGCTGCTGCTGTGCGCCGCCGTGGCGGCCGTCACGCTGTCCTTGTGGACGCGCTGCGGCGAGGCGGTGCTGGCCGGCCGCGGCCGCGACTGGGAGGCGGGCGGCAAGAAACTGCCCAATGCGCAG GACGCATATGGTGGCAGCAGTGACGTGCAAGGCTATGAGGAGATCGACTGCCACATCAATGGGGAGTACAGTGTTGGCTGCCGCAAGGAGGGCGGGGAGATCTATGTGCCCTTCTCCTTCCTGCACAAGTATTTCGAG GTGTACGGCAAGCTGGCCACATATGACGGCTATGAGCGGTTCGAGTGGTCACACAGCTACTCCAAAGTGTACTACCCAAAGGGGAAGTACGATCCACGGGGCGTGTTCATGTACTTCGAGAACTACAATGTGGAGGTGCGGGAGCGTGTCAAGTGTGTGAGTGCTACAGAAG GTGTGCCGGTGTCGACGCAGTGGGAGAGCCAGGGGTACTACTACCCCACGCAGATCGCACAGTTCGGCCTATCCCACTACAGTAAAAACCTGACGGAGCCAGAACCTCGACGCACAGTGCTGGAGGATGCCGAGCGAGACGCTCTTGTGCACTGGGTGGTGCCTGCGGGAGCCACGCTGACCCGAATGTCGGACCCGCACTCCGGCAGTCACGTGCTGCAATTCTCTAGCCCCGACTCGGCGACCGGTGGCGTGTCACTCAAGTTGGACCACGTGCTGGACTTCGTGCTGGGCCTGAGCGTGCGTCTAGGCAGCAACAGCAGCTTCACCGTGGTGCTGCAGTCACGCGAGAAGCGCGACCAGGTGTTCCAGCTGCACTACATCTGCTCCGACCTGCTCATCTCGGCACAGGACCAGCACGTGTACCATGGCGTGGGGCATTGTGGGCCCGCACAGCCCTGGCGACGCCTGACCCGGGACCTGGTTGTGGACCTGCACAAGGGCATGGTGTACCAGAACAAGCCCAAGCGCAAGCTCTCCCGCTCCAAGCTTAAG GTGATCGGTATCACGTTCCGTGGCTCAGGACAGCTAGACAACCTGACTCTGTCCACCAGTGAGCATCTGTCCCAGTTCTACGATGCTGCGGTGTGGCTCGTGCGGCACCAGGATGCTTCCACTGGTGGCTGGCCCAACCCGGTGCGTCGGCGCGTGGCCCCGGGCATGGCAGACCTGGAGCCAGGCTG GTACTCTGCAATGGGGCAGGGCCACGCGCTGTCAGTCCTGGCCCGCGCATACCACCACTCGGGTGGCGATGCCTCCTACTTGCATTCTGCCCTGGCCGGGCTGAGGCCTTTCGATGTGGCGAGCTCTGCAGGCGGTGTGCTGGCCAGCTTCTTGGGTCACGTGCCCTGGTACGAGGAGTACCCGACGCAGCCGGCATCGTTCGTGCTGAATGGCTTTATCTATGCACTGCTGGGACTGTATGATTTGAGCACAGTGGCGCCGCCATCTGCAGCTCAACAGGCGGCGCAGTTGTTCCGACAGGGCATGGCGTCACTCAAACAACTCTTGCTGCTGTACGACACGGGCTCGGGCACAACGTACGACCTGCGCCATCTGACACTTGGCACAGCCCCCAATCTGGCACGCTGGGACTACCACGCCACCCACGTGAACCAGCTGCTGCTGCTGGCCACCATCGACCACGACCCCCTCCTCACTGCCACAGCTGAGCGCTGGATCGCCTACATGAGTGGCAAGCGGGCGGCACACAACTAG